The Streptomyces sp. NL15-2K genome contains a region encoding:
- a CDS encoding ATP-binding protein, which translates to MDPNNREPEEYGHEGDGHVPGRRPARDSLTSDFGQHAPALARTVQLVTGDYLLTVNPVDGSEIEACPPGERPRRPEKLGAAERAEVARAAKAPVPPGPGRPTLPLLARQDERERLVRLLARGRSVRLTGPAGSGRTSLLDVVAEDCADLAPDGVIRLNGFHRTPSDLLYDLFYAVHNAPLHRPERVELLGYVREIGAVVVLDDIEFGGAALDELLDATPECAFLIAATPDVPAPSTESVIEEVFLGGLERADGLELLERAVGRVLTEEESNWAGDLWFESEGLPLRFVQAGALLRQRDRMRAGVDAVDEFGVFADAPPFDLPVDAPFDADEGEDVPLPSLGEAAAPAPLLAARLSESARATLRFAVALGGEVPHQAHLPALVGDTHADAALGELADCGLVSPVGARYRLAAGVQTQLEAAGYADDIEAQALSAAQHYGWWAGHPSVTPERVCAEADALLATLGVLVPATTAPAEGEESPTVRLARTAAPAFAAGGHWSAWEQALRSGAEAARLAEDVSEQAYFHHELGILALCGGQFDRARAELEASIGLRGALADKRGTVAGRRALALVADRSGTVPGLAATAGEEVPDARSEESQSPPGSVPAPFPQLQRPGDTSTLVTYQASTASSSPTVPTASSSPSASYSSTHKARGGLRGLARRNLVAAGAGALLVAVLGTVVTLGATSDNETNPPAEHVGVNPSASPGPDDGSLGADKAENGDGSGGTGAATSEPTDPGPDGTYGTSDDPTPTATPSDPSDEPSGTQGTGSGSPKPPATSPSKPPTSPSKPPTPTSKPPTGTPTTTAPTDNPTDTPTGTPTGTPTGPPTDAPSTSDSASGPAPTGAPAETTTSASAPESTDPGAPSNSGDVI; encoded by the coding sequence ATGGACCCGAACAACCGGGAACCCGAGGAGTACGGCCACGAAGGTGACGGCCATGTGCCGGGCCGGCGCCCGGCCAGGGACTCCCTCACATCCGACTTCGGACAGCACGCGCCCGCGCTCGCCCGCACGGTGCAGCTCGTCACGGGCGACTACCTGCTCACCGTCAACCCGGTCGACGGCAGTGAGATCGAGGCCTGCCCGCCGGGCGAGCGCCCCCGGCGGCCCGAGAAGCTCGGCGCGGCCGAACGCGCCGAGGTGGCCCGCGCCGCCAAGGCACCCGTGCCGCCCGGTCCGGGCCGGCCCACGCTGCCGCTCCTGGCCCGCCAGGACGAACGCGAGCGCCTGGTACGGCTGCTCGCCCGCGGCCGCTCCGTACGCCTCACCGGCCCGGCCGGCTCCGGCCGCACCAGCCTCCTCGACGTCGTCGCCGAGGACTGCGCGGACCTCGCACCCGACGGCGTCATCCGCCTGAACGGCTTCCACCGCACGCCGAGCGATCTGCTGTACGACCTCTTCTACGCCGTCCACAACGCGCCCCTGCACCGCCCGGAACGGGTCGAGTTGCTCGGGTACGTCCGCGAGATCGGCGCGGTCGTCGTCCTCGACGACATCGAGTTCGGCGGCGCCGCGCTCGACGAACTGCTCGACGCCACCCCCGAGTGCGCCTTCCTGATCGCGGCCACGCCCGACGTGCCCGCCCCGTCCACCGAATCCGTGATCGAAGAGGTCTTCCTCGGCGGGCTCGAGCGGGCCGACGGCCTGGAACTCCTCGAACGTGCGGTGGGGCGCGTACTCACCGAGGAGGAGTCCAACTGGGCGGGCGACCTCTGGTTCGAGTCCGAGGGTCTGCCGCTGCGCTTCGTCCAGGCCGGGGCCCTGCTGCGACAGCGCGACCGGATGCGGGCCGGTGTGGACGCCGTCGACGAGTTCGGCGTCTTCGCGGACGCCCCTCCCTTCGACCTGCCGGTCGACGCCCCCTTCGACGCCGACGAGGGCGAGGACGTACCGCTGCCCTCCCTCGGTGAGGCCGCCGCACCCGCCCCGCTGCTCGCCGCCCGGCTGAGCGAGTCGGCGCGCGCCACCCTGCGGTTCGCCGTCGCGCTCGGCGGCGAGGTGCCGCACCAGGCGCATCTGCCCGCGCTGGTCGGCGACACCCACGCGGACGCCGCGCTCGGCGAGCTGGCCGACTGCGGGCTGGTCTCCCCGGTCGGCGCCCGCTACCGGCTGGCCGCCGGTGTGCAGACCCAGCTGGAGGCCGCCGGGTACGCCGACGACATCGAGGCCCAGGCTCTCAGCGCGGCCCAGCACTACGGCTGGTGGGCAGGACATCCCTCGGTCACCCCCGAGCGCGTGTGCGCCGAGGCGGACGCCCTGCTGGCCACCCTCGGCGTCCTGGTGCCGGCCACGACAGCGCCCGCCGAGGGCGAGGAGAGCCCCACCGTGCGGCTGGCCCGCACGGCGGCGCCCGCGTTCGCCGCGGGCGGGCACTGGAGCGCCTGGGAGCAGGCGCTGCGGTCCGGCGCGGAGGCCGCCCGGCTCGCCGAGGACGTCTCGGAACAAGCCTATTTCCACCACGAGTTGGGCATCCTCGCGCTGTGCGGCGGGCAGTTCGACCGGGCCCGTGCCGAACTGGAGGCCTCCATCGGGCTGCGCGGCGCCCTCGCCGACAAGCGCGGCACCGTCGCCGGCCGCCGCGCGCTGGCCCTGGTGGCCGACCGCTCGGGCACCGTGCCCGGTCTCGCCGCCACCGCGGGCGAGGAGGTGCCGGACGCCCGGTCCGAGGAGTCGCAGTCGCCGCCGGGCAGCGTACCGGCGCCGTTCCCCCAGCTCCAGCGGCCCGGCGACACCTCCACTCTGGTCACCTACCAGGCCTCGACCGCGTCGTCCTCGCCGACCGTGCCGACCGCTTCGTCTTCGCCGTCCGCGTCGTACTCGTCGACGCACAAGGCCCGGGGCGGCCTCAGAGGACTCGCCCGGCGCAACCTCGTGGCGGCCGGCGCGGGCGCGCTGCTCGTGGCCGTGCTCGGCACGGTGGTGACGCTCGGCGCCACATCCGACAACGAGACCAACCCGCCGGCCGAGCACGTCGGCGTCAACCCGTCGGCCAGCCCGGGCCCGGACGACGGCAGCCTCGGCGCGGACAAGGCGGAGAACGGCGACGGTTCCGGCGGCACCGGTGCGGCGACGAGCGAACCGACCGACCCGGGGCCGGACGGGACGTACGGCACGTCGGACGATCCGACGCCGACCGCCACCCCGAGCGACCCGTCGGACGAGCCGAGCGGTACGCAGGGGACGGGCAGCGGGTCGCCGAAGCCGCCGGCCACCTCCCCGTCGAAGCCGCCCACATCGCCGTCCAAGCCCCCGACACCTACGTCGAAGCCGCCGACGGGCACGCCGACGACCACAGCACCGACCGACAACCCGACGGACACCCCGACCGGCACGCCCACGGGCACCCCGACGGGCCCGCCGACGGATGCCCCGTCGACCTCCGACTCGGCCAGCGGCCCCGCCCCCACCGGCGCCCCGGCGGAGACGACCACCTCGGCGAGCGCCCCGGAGAGCACCGACCCGGGGGCGCCCAGCAACTCGGGCGACGTGATCTGA
- the nucS gene encoding endonuclease NucS: MRLVIARCSVDYAGRLTAHLPSAPRLILVKADGSVSIHADDRAYKPLNWMSPPCTLREGSGEDEGVWTVINKAGEKLIITMEEVLHDSSHELGVDPGLIKDGVEAHLQELLADRIETLGEGYTLIRREYMTAIGPVDILCRDADGQTVAVEIKRRGEIDGVEQLTRYLELLNRDPHLAPVRGIFAAQEIKPQARVLATDRGIGCQVLDYDAMRGIEDDKLRLF; encoded by the coding sequence ATGCGTCTCGTCATTGCCCGGTGTTCCGTCGACTACGCGGGCCGGCTCACCGCACACCTGCCCTCGGCCCCCCGCCTGATCCTCGTCAAGGCGGACGGAAGCGTCTCGATCCACGCGGACGACCGGGCCTACAAGCCCCTGAACTGGATGTCGCCGCCCTGCACGCTGAGGGAGGGCAGCGGCGAGGATGAGGGCGTCTGGACCGTCATCAACAAGGCGGGCGAGAAGCTCATCATCACGATGGAGGAAGTCCTGCACGACTCCTCGCACGAACTGGGCGTCGATCCCGGCCTGATCAAGGACGGCGTGGAAGCACACCTCCAGGAGCTGCTCGCCGACCGCATCGAGACCCTCGGCGAGGGCTACACGCTCATCCGCCGCGAGTACATGACGGCCATCGGGCCGGTCGACATCCTGTGCCGGGACGCGGACGGACAGACCGTCGCCGTCGAGATCAAGCGGCGCGGTGAGATCGACGGCGTGGAGCAACTCACGCGCTACCTGGAGCTGTTGAACCGGGATCCCCATCTCGCCCCGGTCCGCGGCATCTTCGCCGCGCAGGAGATCAAGCCGCAGGCCCGCGTCCTCGCCACCGACCGCGGCATCGGCTGCCAGGTCCTCGACTACGACGCCATGCGGGGCATCGAGGACGACAAGCTGCGGTTGTTCTGA
- a CDS encoding SCO5389 family protein, with translation MSLDVSPALLEQAERGEVDEAAFVDCVRTSLPYAWEMVSSLVAQLKVDGGQFADNQTPPPDEQARGQLLRALASDAIRGALQRHFGVRLAFQNCHRVAVFPLDSSVDETLARFTSVRNQLLNQSPEFRDC, from the coding sequence ATGTCGCTCGACGTCTCACCGGCCCTACTCGAACAGGCCGAGCGAGGCGAGGTCGACGAAGCTGCCTTCGTCGACTGCGTCCGGACCTCCCTGCCCTATGCGTGGGAGATGGTCAGCTCCCTGGTGGCCCAGCTGAAGGTCGACGGCGGTCAGTTCGCCGACAACCAGACGCCCCCGCCGGACGAGCAGGCACGCGGTCAGCTGCTGCGTGCGCTCGCGAGTGACGCGATACGCGGCGCACTGCAACGGCACTTCGGTGTGCGGCTGGCCTTCCAGAACTGCCACCGGGTGGCGGTGTTCCCGTTGGACTCCTCCGTCGACGAGACGCTGGCCCGGTTCACCTCGGTGCGCAACCAACTGCTGAACCAGTCTCCGGAGTTCCGGGACTGCTGA
- a CDS encoding LLM class flavin-dependent oxidoreductase — protein sequence MRVGSFVLAAQFPGQGQGEALHRAVRSAEVAEEAGLDSVWLAEHHFVPYGTCPSAVTLAALLLGRTRRIQVGTAVSVLPTAHPVALGEQAALLHMTSGGRFSLGVGRGGPWVDLEVFGTGLQAYETGFPESLDLLVRWLREPSVAASGERFNFREVAVVPRPSEALTEAAGPEVVVACTSPESVRLAAERGLPMLLGMHVGDEEKAEMVALWRRHARASGHPPEQVLDAAHVSAGVCQIADRRTDAAETLLKTMPGWLRLGLGAHVTVDGRERRMRDPLAYTELLCGLHPVGTPRLCADRLAATSERTGVSRFALLVEGSGDLAATEENVRRLGAEVLPQLS from the coding sequence ATGCGCGTAGGAAGTTTCGTGTTGGCCGCCCAGTTCCCGGGCCAGGGCCAGGGGGAGGCGCTGCACCGCGCGGTCCGCTCGGCCGAGGTCGCGGAGGAGGCGGGGCTCGACTCGGTCTGGCTGGCCGAGCACCACTTCGTGCCGTACGGCACCTGTCCCTCGGCCGTCACCCTCGCCGCGTTACTGCTCGGCCGCACCCGCCGCATCCAGGTCGGCACGGCCGTCAGCGTGCTGCCCACCGCCCACCCCGTGGCGCTCGGCGAACAGGCCGCGCTGCTGCACATGACGAGCGGCGGACGCTTCTCGCTGGGTGTCGGCCGCGGCGGCCCGTGGGTGGACCTGGAGGTGTTCGGCACGGGTCTTCAGGCGTACGAGACGGGGTTCCCCGAATCACTCGATCTGCTGGTGCGCTGGCTGCGCGAACCCTCCGTCGCGGCCTCCGGCGAGCGCTTCAATTTCCGTGAAGTCGCCGTCGTACCACGGCCGTCGGAGGCGCTGACGGAGGCCGCGGGCCCCGAGGTGGTCGTCGCGTGCACGTCCCCGGAGAGTGTGCGGCTGGCCGCCGAGCGCGGGCTGCCGATGCTGCTCGGCATGCATGTCGGGGACGAGGAGAAGGCCGAGATGGTCGCCCTGTGGCGCCGGCACGCGCGCGCGTCCGGCCATCCCCCCGAGCAGGTCCTCGACGCGGCCCATGTGTCGGCCGGCGTCTGCCAGATCGCCGACCGGCGTACGGACGCGGCGGAGACGCTGCTGAAGACGATGCCCGGCTGGCTGAGGCTGGGGCTCGGCGCCCATGTCACGGTGGACGGCCGCGAGCGCCGGATGCGCGATCCGCTGGCGTACACCGAACTGCTCTGCGGGCTGCACCCGGTGGGCACTCCGCGGCTGTGCGCCGACCGGCTCGCGGCGACCAGCGAGCGGACCGGTGTCTCCCGGTTCGCCCTGCTCGTCGAGGGCTCGGGAGACCTGGCGGCCACCGAGGAGAACGTACGGCGGCTCGGTGCCGAAGTGCTGCCGCAGCTCTCTTGA
- a CDS encoding ATP/GTP-binding protein: protein MSPRRNRPKGAGSSGRSAEDDRPGRYGGWQSTEDWHGEEWSVRHVAGASAQGKAYRCPGCEQLIPDGVPHVVAWPQHAGVDDRRHWHRACWNAKDRRTTRVQRSRNVPKF from the coding sequence GTGTCCCCGCGTCGCAACCGACCCAAGGGAGCCGGTTCGTCCGGCCGGAGCGCCGAGGACGACCGTCCCGGCCGCTACGGCGGCTGGCAGTCCACGGAGGACTGGCACGGCGAGGAGTGGAGCGTGCGCCATGTGGCCGGGGCAAGCGCCCAGGGCAAGGCGTACCGCTGCCCGGGCTGCGAGCAGCTGATCCCGGACGGTGTCCCGCACGTCGTGGCCTGGCCCCAGCACGCGGGCGTCGACGACCGCCGCCACTGGCACAGGGCGTGCTGGAACGCGAAGGACCGCCGCACCACGCGGGTGCAGCGGTCCAGGAACGTGCCGAAGTTCTGA
- a CDS encoding ABC transporter permease subunit: MSTPQPPMPQAAAPNWQAAPGPSLSGYTSPIPVVPTHLGHAIASEWTKIRSVRSTMWTLGVFVLLVIGIGLAAGALVAANSSDGSLAAENPLSFGFFGLLLGSMCIITLGVLTTASEYGTGMIRTTMVACPSRGRVLAAKAIVFFSVAFVVTLASALLVALADVALLDGARSPSGGEWLKGTVGISLYIALLGLLSLVVGSVVRHSAGAITLMIGLVLAPLVIALFMFSASLEGLREALVEYSIPNQLSVFYSNSLTESGPSGWDPLWIILGVTAAAFAGAVALLEKRDV; encoded by the coding sequence ATGAGCACCCCCCAGCCCCCGATGCCGCAGGCCGCCGCACCGAACTGGCAGGCTGCGCCCGGACCGTCGTTGTCCGGCTACACCTCGCCGATCCCGGTCGTGCCCACCCACCTCGGGCACGCGATCGCCTCCGAGTGGACGAAGATCAGGTCGGTGCGCTCCACGATGTGGACGCTCGGCGTGTTCGTGCTGCTCGTGATCGGCATCGGGCTGGCGGCCGGTGCGCTGGTCGCCGCCAATTCCTCCGACGGGAGCCTGGCGGCCGAGAACCCGCTGTCGTTCGGCTTCTTCGGGCTGCTGCTGGGCAGCATGTGCATCATCACGCTCGGCGTACTGACCACCGCCTCGGAGTACGGCACCGGCATGATCCGGACCACGATGGTGGCCTGCCCCTCCCGGGGCCGGGTCCTCGCGGCGAAGGCCATCGTGTTCTTCTCGGTCGCCTTCGTGGTCACGCTGGCGTCGGCGCTCCTCGTCGCCCTGGCGGACGTCGCCCTGCTGGACGGCGCCCGGTCGCCGTCCGGCGGGGAGTGGCTGAAGGGCACGGTCGGCATCTCGCTCTACATCGCGCTGCTCGGCCTGCTCTCGCTCGTCGTCGGCTCGGTCGTGCGGCACTCTGCGGGCGCGATCACCCTCATGATCGGGCTCGTGCTGGCCCCGCTGGTCATCGCGCTGTTCATGTTCTCGGCGTCGCTGGAGGGCCTGCGCGAGGCCCTGGTCGAGTACTCGATCCCGAACCAGCTCAGCGTCTTCTACTCCAACTCCCTCACCGAGTCCGGCCCGTCCGGCTGGGACCCGCTGTGGATCATCCTGGGCGTGACGGCCGCCGCGTTCGCCGGCGCCGTCGCGCTGCTGGAGAAGCGGGACGTGTAA
- a CDS encoding ABC transporter ATP-binding protein, whose translation MIEAVGLTKRYGDKTAVYNLSFQVRPGAVTGFLGPNGSGKSTTMRMILGLDNPTSGQVTIGGYPYRKLPNAPRQVGALLDAKAVHGGRAARNHLLCLAQLAGIPARRVDEVLGVVGLQDVAKKRSKGFSLGMGQRLGIAAALLGDPQVLLFDEPVNGLDPEGIHWVRNLMKALAAEGRTVFVSSHLMSEMALTADHLIVIGRGQLLADMSVTEFISANSADFARVRTPDTEPQLREKLSSALTEAGGHVMPEQDGALRVTGLPLPRISDIAHDTDVRLWELSPHQASLEEAYMRMTQGAVDYRSSIDQKAGLQQPLPPGAQPPMPVPGQGQPGWYAPPPPQQGGQPFAMSQGQPPGPQGQPPAGPYGAPAAPGAPGAGAPNPYAQQAPQGQAPAPAAAHPAAPASAPTKPEDAR comes from the coding sequence ATGATCGAGGCAGTCGGCCTGACCAAGCGCTACGGCGACAAGACCGCTGTGTACAACCTTTCCTTCCAGGTGCGGCCCGGTGCCGTCACCGGTTTCCTCGGGCCCAACGGCTCGGGCAAGTCGACGACGATGAGGATGATCCTCGGACTGGACAATCCGACCTCGGGGCAGGTGACGATCGGTGGCTATCCGTATCGCAAGCTGCCCAACGCGCCCCGCCAGGTCGGCGCGCTGCTGGACGCCAAGGCCGTGCACGGCGGCCGGGCCGCCCGCAACCACCTGCTGTGCCTGGCCCAGCTGGCCGGCATCCCGGCCCGGCGGGTCGACGAGGTGCTGGGCGTGGTCGGGCTCCAGGACGTGGCGAAGAAGCGGTCCAAGGGCTTCTCGCTCGGCATGGGCCAGCGGCTCGGCATCGCCGCCGCGCTCCTCGGCGACCCCCAGGTGCTGCTGTTCGACGAGCCGGTCAACGGCCTCGACCCCGAGGGCATCCACTGGGTCCGCAACCTCATGAAGGCGCTCGCGGCGGAGGGCCGTACGGTCTTCGTCTCGTCCCACCTCATGAGCGAGATGGCGCTGACCGCCGACCACCTGATCGTCATCGGGCGCGGGCAGCTGCTCGCCGACATGAGTGTGACGGAGTTCATCTCGGCCAACTCCGCCGACTTCGCGCGCGTGCGGACGCCCGACACCGAGCCGCAGCTGCGCGAGAAGCTGTCGTCCGCGCTCACCGAGGCCGGCGGCCATGTGATGCCGGAGCAGGACGGCGCGCTGCGCGTCACGGGACTGCCGCTGCCGCGCATCAGCGACATCGCGCACGACACCGACGTACGGCTGTGGGAGCTGTCGCCGCACCAGGCCTCCCTGGAGGAGGCGTACATGCGGATGACCCAGGGGGCTGTCGACTACCGCTCCTCCATCGACCAGAAGGCCGGGCTCCAGCAGCCGCTGCCGCCCGGTGCGCAGCCGCCGATGCCGGTGCCGGGGCAGGGCCAGCCCGGCTGGTACGCCCCGCCGCCGCCCCAGCAGGGCGGTCAGCCCTTCGCGATGTCGCAGGGGCAGCCGCCCGGGCCGCAGGGACAGCCGCCCGCCGGTCCGTACGGCGCTCCCGCCGCGCCCGGCGCTCCCGGCGCGGGTGCGCCGAACCCTTACGCGCAGCAGGCCCCGCAGGGCCAGGCTCCGGCCCCCGCCGCCGCTCACCCCGCAGCCCCTGCCTCCGCCCCGACCAAGCCCGAGGACGCCCGATGA
- a CDS encoding ABC transporter permease translates to MAAIQVVRSEWTKIRSVASTVWTLSLAVVVTVALGALISALSKSEFDTMSRQDQLTFDPTFISFAGMGLGQLAMIVFGVLVVSNEYSTGMIRTSLAAVPQRGTFLFSKIAVATGLALAVGMATSFVAFFLGQAMLGEHKAAIGDPGVLRAVMGGGLYMALIAMFSMGVAAMLRSPMLSLGILMPFFFLISNILGSVDATKKIGRYLPDQAGSKIMQVVTPVDDDTPYGPWGGLGIMALWVVAALLGGYLMIKKRDA, encoded by the coding sequence ATGGCGGCGATCCAGGTCGTCCGGTCCGAGTGGACCAAGATCCGGTCGGTGGCGTCCACGGTGTGGACGCTCTCGCTGGCCGTGGTCGTCACCGTCGCGCTGGGCGCGTTGATCTCGGCCCTGTCGAAGAGCGAGTTCGACACCATGAGCCGGCAGGACCAGCTCACCTTCGACCCGACCTTCATCAGCTTCGCGGGCATGGGCCTCGGTCAGCTCGCGATGATCGTGTTCGGGGTGCTCGTCGTGTCGAACGAGTACAGCACCGGCATGATCCGCACCTCGCTGGCCGCCGTACCGCAGCGCGGCACCTTCCTGTTCAGCAAGATCGCGGTCGCCACCGGCCTCGCGCTGGCCGTCGGCATGGCGACCAGCTTCGTCGCGTTCTTCCTCGGGCAGGCGATGCTCGGCGAGCACAAGGCGGCGATCGGCGACCCGGGCGTGCTGCGCGCGGTCATGGGCGGCGGGCTCTACATGGCCCTCATCGCGATGTTCTCGATGGGCGTGGCCGCGATGCTGCGCTCGCCGATGCTGTCGCTGGGCATCCTGATGCCGTTCTTCTTCCTGATCTCCAACATCCTCGGCAGCGTCGACGCGACGAAGAAGATCGGCCGGTACCTGCCCGACCAGGCCGGCAGCAAGATCATGCAGGTGGTCACCCCGGTCGACGACGACACTCCGTACGGCCCCTGGGGTGGGCTCGGGATCATGGCGCTGTGGGTGGTCGCGGCGCTCCTCGGGGGCTACCTCATGATCAAGAAGCGCGACGCGTGA
- a CDS encoding ABC transporter ATP-binding protein translates to MIELEGLTKRYGEKVAVNNLTFSVRPGIVTGFLGPNGAGKSTTMRMMLGLDRPTAGDVRIDGKHYDRLKDPLTYIGALLEAKAWHGGRSAYNHLLCLAQSNGIPRNRVREVLETVGLTAVARKKTKSFSLGMGQRLGIAAALLGDPRILMFDEPVNGLDPEGIHWIRNLMKSLAAQGRTVFVSSHLMSEMALTADHLVVIGQGRLLADTSMADFIARNSRSYVRIRTPQRERLLDVLHWAGLTVVQNGNGTLEVDGGKPEHIGELAAQYQVVLHELSPQQASLEEAFMQLTAESVEYHAHDGTPPEQQQWGDGRRRK, encoded by the coding sequence ATGATCGAGCTCGAGGGGCTGACCAAGCGGTACGGCGAGAAGGTGGCGGTCAACAACCTCACCTTCAGCGTCAGACCGGGTATCGTCACGGGCTTCCTCGGGCCCAACGGGGCCGGCAAGTCGACGACCATGCGCATGATGCTCGGGCTCGACCGTCCGACCGCCGGCGACGTCCGCATCGACGGCAAGCACTACGACCGGCTCAAGGATCCGCTGACGTACATCGGTGCCCTCCTGGAGGCCAAGGCCTGGCACGGCGGGCGCAGCGCCTACAACCACCTGTTGTGCCTCGCGCAGAGCAACGGCATTCCGCGGAACCGGGTGCGGGAGGTGCTGGAGACCGTCGGGCTGACGGCGGTCGCGCGCAAGAAGACCAAGAGCTTCTCGCTCGGCATGGGCCAGCGGCTCGGCATCGCCGCCGCGCTGCTCGGCGACCCGCGGATCCTGATGTTCGACGAGCCGGTCAACGGCCTCGACCCCGAGGGCATCCACTGGATCCGCAACCTGATGAAGTCCCTGGCCGCGCAGGGCCGTACGGTCTTCGTCTCGTCCCACCTCATGAGCGAGATGGCGCTGACCGCCGACCATCTCGTCGTCATCGGGCAGGGGCGGCTGCTCGCGGACACCTCGATGGCCGACTTCATCGCGCGGAACTCGCGCAGTTACGTCCGGATCCGCACCCCGCAGCGCGAGCGGCTGCTCGATGTACTGCACTGGGCCGGGCTCACGGTCGTACAGAACGGCAACGGCACGCTGGAGGTCGACGGCGGCAAGCCCGAGCACATCGGTGAGCTCGCGGCGCAGTACCAGGTCGTGCTGCACGAGCTGAGTCCCCAGCAGGCCTCCTTGGAGGAGGCGTTCATGCAGCTGACCGCGGAGTCGGTGGAGTACCACGCGCACGACGGGACGCCTCCCGAGCAGCAGCAGTGGGGCGACGGCCGGAGGAGGAAGTGA
- a CDS encoding cellulose-binding protein codes for MSDTSPYGFELVRRGYDRAQVDERISKLVSDRDSALARITALEKRIEELHLETQNAQAQVTDAEPSYAGLGARVEKILRLAEEEAKDLREEARRAAEQHRELAESAAQQVRNDAESFAAERKAKAEDEGVRVIEKAKSDASQLRAEAQKDAQSKREEADALFEETRAKAAQAAADFETNLAKRREQSERDLASRQQKAEKRLAEIEHRAEQLRLEAEKLRTDAERRARQTVETAQRQAEDIVADANAKADRIRSESERELAALTNRRDSINAQLTNVREMLATLTGAAVAAAGSPAEDEPISRGVPAQQSR; via the coding sequence ATGAGCGACACTTCCCCCTATGGCTTCGAGCTTGTGCGGCGTGGGTACGACCGCGCGCAGGTGGACGAACGCATCTCGAAGCTCGTCTCCGACCGCGACAGCGCTCTGGCCCGCATCACCGCTCTGGAAAAGCGCATCGAGGAGCTCCACCTCGAGACGCAGAACGCCCAGGCCCAGGTAACCGACGCCGAGCCGTCGTACGCCGGTCTCGGCGCGCGTGTCGAGAAGATCCTCCGCCTCGCCGAGGAAGAGGCCAAGGATCTGCGCGAGGAGGCCAGGCGCGCGGCCGAGCAGCATCGCGAACTCGCCGAGTCCGCGGCCCAGCAGGTCCGCAACGACGCAGAATCGTTCGCTGCGGAGCGCAAGGCCAAGGCCGAGGACGAGGGCGTCCGGGTCATCGAGAAGGCCAAGAGTGACGCCTCGCAGCTGCGCGCGGAGGCCCAGAAGGACGCGCAGTCCAAGCGCGAGGAGGCCGACGCCCTCTTCGAGGAGACCCGGGCGAAGGCCGCGCAGGCCGCGGCCGACTTCGAGACGAACCTCGCCAAGCGCCGCGAGCAGTCCGAGCGCGACCTGGCCTCGCGTCAGCAGAAGGCGGAGAAGCGTCTGGCGGAGATCGAGCACCGCGCGGAGCAGCTGCGCCTGGAGGCGGAGAAGCTGCGCACGGACGCCGAGCGCCGCGCCCGGCAGACCGTCGAGACGGCGCAGCGTCAGGCCGAGGACATCGTGGCCGACGCCAACGCCAAGGCCGACCGTATCCGTTCGGAATCCGAGCGGGAGCTCGCGGCGCTCACCAACCGCCGCGACTCGATCAACGCCCAGCTGACGAACGTGCGCGAGATGCTCGCCACGCTCACGGGCGCCGCGGTGGCCGCCGCCGGCTCCCCGGCCGAGGACGAGCCGATCTCCCGGGGCGTTCCGGCTCAGCAGTCCCGGTAA